One genomic segment of Desulforamulus reducens MI-1 includes these proteins:
- a CDS encoding glycosyltransferase family 2 protein: MNELVSVVIPTYNREKTIIRSIESVLNQTYKAIEVCVIDDASTDKTEKIVQEKYGDNDKVIYYRLAKNSGACVARNTGVSIAHGKYIAFLDSDDKFVPQKIELQMLKLKQCEADICVSNYKYTDRNKNEKIVYAEPKEGKQLYDSLLWCNSITTGTILGKRECFEHVQFDAAMPRYQDWDLALRLSQNYRFCYVEKALMEQEFQTVSITSSTGHKKTLFALDRLYEKNRLGFEECNEAFVQIHWFMGVHSIFTEEKTRYDDLWIGVSGSGFRITRFWVYILARLNCKSIIEWCYRKI; this comes from the coding sequence ATGAATGAATTGGTTTCTGTGGTTATACCAACTTACAATCGTGAGAAAACGATAATAAGGTCAATTGAAAGTGTATTGAATCAAACGTATAAAGCGATAGAAGTATGTGTTATTGATGATGCATCAACAGATAAGACGGAAAAAATTGTGCAGGAAAAATATGGAGATAATGATAAAGTAATATACTATCGATTGGCTAAGAATAGTGGCGCTTGTGTTGCTCGAAACACAGGTGTATCAATTGCGCACGGAAAATATATAGCCTTTTTGGATAGTGATGATAAATTTGTACCACAAAAAATTGAATTACAGATGCTTAAACTAAAGCAGTGTGAAGCAGATATATGTGTGAGTAATTATAAGTATACTGATCGGAATAAAAATGAGAAGATTGTTTATGCAGAACCTAAAGAAGGTAAACAATTATATGATTCATTACTTTGGTGTAATTCTATTACTACTGGAACTATTTTAGGAAAAAGAGAATGCTTTGAACACGTACAATTCGATGCAGCCATGCCGAGATATCAAGATTGGGATCTTGCGCTTCGGCTCAGCCAGAATTATCGCTTTTGCTACGTCGAAAAAGCATTAATGGAACAAGAATTTCAGACTGTTAGTATTACATCTTCAACTGGTCATAAAAAGACTTTGTTTGCACTGGATAGATTGTATGAGAAAAATAGGTTAGGCTTCGAAGAATGCAATGAAGCTTTTGTCCAGATTCATTGGTTTATGGGTGTGCATTCCATATTTACGGAAGAAAAGACACGGTATGACGATTTGTGGATCGGTGTATCAGGGAGCGGATTTCGGATAACACGCTTTTGGGTATATATTTTAGCAAGACTTAATTGCAAGTCAATTATTGAATGGTGCTATCGCAAAATATAG
- a CDS encoding DapH/DapD/GlmU-related protein: protein MSQNRNSTWICANVTILPGVEIADNCVVAAGAVVTHNLIENGALYGGVPAKYIKKL, encoded by the coding sequence ATCAGTCAAAATCGTAATAGTACTTGGATATGTGCAAACGTTACCATATTGCCCGGAGTTGAAATTGCAGATAATTGTGTAGTTGCAGCAGGTGCGGTTGTTACCCATAACTTAATTGAGAACGGAGCTTTGTATGGTGGTGTTCCGGCTAAGTACATTAAGAAATTGTGA
- a CDS encoding glycosyltransferase, with the protein MEKYSVLMSLYTKEKPEYLKQSIESMINQSVPPDEIVIVKDGLLTNELEVVLNRYNLDYPDLIKIVVSEKNLGLGLALNLGLRHCKNELVARMDTDDISLPDRCEKQLKSFLEDDKLVIVGTIVDEFKHDPTQIISRRIVPLQHKKIYEFAKRRSPFNHPTVMYKKSKVIDCGGYSNLRRNQDVDLFGRMLFKGYRAINLNEALLLFRSNDELAKRRRSWTNTKSYILTIYNFWRMGFSGFSDFVCVFIAQLFMFVSPISIQNFIYKNFLR; encoded by the coding sequence GTGGAGAAATACAGCGTACTAATGTCACTTTATACAAAGGAAAAACCCGAGTATTTAAAGCAAAGCATAGAAAGCATGATTAATCAATCAGTTCCTCCAGATGAAATTGTTATAGTTAAAGATGGTCTACTTACTAATGAGCTTGAAGTAGTACTAAATAGGTATAATTTGGATTATCCAGATTTAATTAAGATTGTTGTGAGTGAAAAAAATCTAGGTTTAGGTTTAGCCCTTAATCTTGGGCTAAGGCATTGTAAAAATGAATTAGTAGCAAGAATGGATACGGATGATATTTCTTTACCGGACAGATGCGAAAAGCAACTTAAATCATTTTTAGAAGACGACAAACTTGTTATAGTAGGAACAATAGTAGATGAATTTAAACATGATCCCACTCAGATTATTTCTAGAAGAATTGTACCTTTACAACATAAAAAAATTTATGAATTTGCTAAAAGAAGAAGTCCTTTTAATCATCCTACAGTTATGTACAAAAAGAGTAAAGTAATAGACTGTGGTGGTTATTCTAACTTACGACGTAATCAAGACGTAGACTTATTCGGAAGAATGCTTTTCAAGGGCTATAGAGCAATTAATTTGAATGAAGCCTTATTATTATTTCGATCAAATGATGAATTAGCAAAACGCCGACGTAGTTGGACTAATACTAAAAGTTATATCTTAACCATTTATAATTTTTGGAGAATGGGGTTTTCGGGGTTTTCTGATTTTGTATGTGTGTTTATAGCTCAACTTTTTATGTTTGTTAGTCCTATAAGCATACAAAACTTTATATATAAAAATTTTTTAAGATGA
- a CDS encoding sugar transferase, translated as MQTEVRSSINNPVQHIDDGGVYRRYIKRPMDFILCLCAIIVLAPVLLVTAVLVRVKLGSPVIFKQKRPGLNEKIFTLYKFRTMTDETDENGELLPDSVRLNKFGRLLRSTSLDELPELFNILKGDMSIVGPRPLLVRDMVFMTPEQRQRHSLLPGLTGWAQVNGRNNVAWEEKLSLDLEYINDISFVRDWKIIFQTVAKVFKKEDISTEGMDTAEDFGDYLLRTGKIPRNEYKRLIEKSKLLL; from the coding sequence ATGCAAACTGAGGTCAGATCAAGTATAAACAACCCTGTTCAGCACATTGATGATGGCGGGGTGTACAGGAGATACATAAAAAGGCCAATGGATTTTATCCTGTGTTTATGCGCAATTATTGTGTTAGCACCTGTTCTGTTGGTAACTGCTGTACTTGTAAGAGTCAAACTAGGCAGTCCGGTGATATTTAAACAGAAACGCCCTGGCTTAAATGAGAAGATATTTACTCTTTATAAATTCAGAACGATGACGGATGAGACAGATGAGAATGGAGAGTTGCTTCCAGACTCAGTGAGGCTAAATAAGTTTGGCAGGTTGTTGCGGTCCACAAGCTTGGATGAACTGCCAGAGCTGTTCAATATACTCAAAGGGGATATGAGTATTGTGGGGCCGAGGCCACTGCTTGTAAGAGATATGGTGTTTATGACTCCTGAGCAAAGACAGCGACATAGTTTGCTGCCTGGACTTACAGGATGGGCACAAGTTAATGGTAGGAATAATGTGGCCTGGGAAGAAAAACTTTCATTAGATTTGGAGTATATTAATGACATTTCATTTGTTAGGGACTGGAAGATTATTTTTCAAACCGTAGCAAAGGTGTTTAAAAAGGAGGATATAAGCACTGAAGGTATGGATACAGCAGAGGACTTTGGTGATTATTTGTTGAGAACTGGTAAGATTCCCAGAAATGAGTATAAGAGATTAATAGAAAAAAGTAAATTGCTATTGTAA
- a CDS encoding DegT/DnrJ/EryC1/StrS family aminotransferase: MGDRIYLSSPHMSDEGYEMQYIKEAFDTNWIAPLGKNVNEFENELAAMVGAKSAAALSSGTAAIHLALKAAGVGAGDIVLCQSLTFSATANSIIYQNAIPVFIDSDFETWNMSPVALEKAFEKYPNAKAVLVVHLYGLSADMDKIMEICNEHNAVVIEDAAESLGSYYKGKYTGTFGEYGVFSFNGNKIITTSGGGMLVSHNEEKINKVRFWATQARDQARHYQHSELGFNYRMSNIVAGIGRGQLKVLDQRIAKKKYIFDFYKRELGSLEGVEFMPINEWNEPNYWLSCITLSGQVRPLDIMEALEKENIESRPIWKPMHLQPFFAEYDYIGGDESKKLFENGVCLPSDTKMTDEDLSRVCDVIKGLWVKEKAYKEIASNY; encoded by the coding sequence ATGGGAGATAGAATTTACCTCTCTTCACCCCATATGAGTGATGAGGGTTACGAAATGCAATATATAAAGGAAGCCTTTGATACCAACTGGATTGCTCCTTTAGGGAAGAACGTCAATGAATTTGAGAATGAACTTGCTGCAATGGTAGGAGCCAAGTCAGCTGCAGCATTATCTTCAGGAACGGCCGCTATTCATTTGGCTCTTAAAGCTGCTGGAGTGGGAGCGGGGGATATCGTGCTCTGTCAGTCGCTTACCTTCTCCGCAACAGCTAACTCGATAATTTATCAGAATGCAATACCTGTGTTTATAGATAGTGATTTTGAAACGTGGAACATGAGCCCTGTAGCTTTGGAAAAGGCTTTTGAGAAATACCCAAATGCTAAGGCTGTTTTAGTTGTTCATTTATATGGCTTATCAGCTGATATGGACAAGATTATGGAAATCTGCAACGAGCACAATGCGGTTGTTATTGAAGATGCTGCTGAGTCCTTAGGTAGTTATTATAAAGGAAAATATACCGGGACTTTTGGTGAGTATGGTGTGTTTAGTTTTAACGGCAACAAGATTATTACCACATCTGGTGGTGGGATGCTTGTTTCTCATAATGAAGAGAAGATTAATAAGGTTAGGTTTTGGGCCACTCAAGCCAGGGATCAAGCAAGACACTATCAGCATAGTGAATTAGGATTTAATTATCGCATGAGCAATATAGTAGCTGGAATAGGCAGAGGACAGCTTAAAGTATTAGATCAGAGAATTGCCAAGAAGAAGTATATCTTTGATTTTTATAAACGTGAGTTGGGATCATTAGAGGGTGTCGAGTTCATGCCTATTAATGAATGGAATGAGCCTAATTATTGGTTAAGTTGTATAACACTAAGTGGACAAGTTAGACCTTTAGATATAATGGAAGCTTTGGAGAAGGAGAATATTGAGTCAAGGCCAATTTGGAAACCCATGCATTTGCAGCCGTTTTTTGCGGAGTACGATTATATCGGTGGCGATGAGAGCAAGAAGCTCTTCGAAAATGGGGTTTGCTTGCCATCTGATACTAAGATGACGGATGAGGATTTGAGTAGAGTATGTGATGTTATTAAGGGATTGTGGGTGAAAGAAAAAGCCTACAAAGAAATAGCTAGTAACTACTGA
- a CDS encoding prepilin-type N-terminal cleavage/methylation domain-containing protein encodes MDVRFLFENVISENRNKKVYDKGFTLVEIIAVIAMMTILISIAVTYLFGYVERTKKDVCNTNCLKLERMYEVHLSEGNGIHSEVAFAQYLQDYGVNICPKQGDIRYVDGKVQCSVHPTRRDDDENNDKGGSVPYL; translated from the coding sequence TTGGATGTTCGATTTTTGTTTGAAAATGTTATAAGTGAAAATAGAAATAAAAAGGTTTATGATAAGGGATTTACATTAGTCGAAATCATAGCAGTGATCGCTATGATGACTATCTTGATTTCGATAGCAGTTACTTACTTATTTGGGTATGTAGAAAGAACTAAGAAAGATGTTTGCAATACTAATTGTTTAAAATTGGAGAGGATGTATGAGGTGCATTTGAGTGAAGGAAATGGTATTCACTCAGAGGTAGCTTTTGCTCAATATTTGCAAGATTATGGGGTTAATATATGTCCTAAGCAAGGTGATATTAGGTATGTAGATGGGAAGGTTCAATGTAGCGTGCATCCTACTAGAAGGGATGATGATGAAAACAATGATAAGGGTGGAAGTGTGCCGTATCTGTGA
- a CDS encoding polysaccharide biosynthesis protein translates to MTNKFRIPLLMLCDAVLVNLAFLIPCYIHYHGQFTQEYLADMRGFLLATPVILLVFYGSKLYHRVWAYASTGELLTIIQSVSLVSLLFFILTHFIDEPHLGKTILSFWAFAIIFVGGSRFAWRLYVEYKAKKGYVRMGTPKRALIYGAGSAGALVAREYKNHYNGNQPVIGFIDDDTKKHHLSIYDLPVLGGRESIPSLICKHNIDEIIIAMPSVAGKSMRDIIQFCKDTVGEVKILPGVYQFLNGNVSISKIRPVEIEDLLGREPVQVDLKEISLYLKGKVVLVTGAGGSIGSELCRQIAQMDPAKIILLGHGENSIHKIWLELRDKFPLVPLEVEIADVRDRFKLQLTFEKHQPHVVFHAAAHKHVPLMEMHPDEAVKTNVFGTKNVAEMADRVGCERFVLISTDKAVNPSSVMGATKRIAELVIQNLFKGSHTKFAAVRFGNVLGSRGSVVPIFKEQIARGGPVTVTHPDMTRYFMTIPEAVQLVIQAGAMAEGGEVFLLDMGEPVKIVDLAANLIKLSGFEPGKDIEIKYTGIRPGEKLFEELLTAEEGSSSTKHKRIFEAKPVEIDEAVLLQELLKLEKREVTEHQEIFGRLLRVMPELVLYVEGRTA, encoded by the coding sequence ATGACCAACAAATTTAGAATACCTTTATTAATGCTCTGTGACGCAGTTTTAGTAAATCTGGCCTTTTTGATTCCCTGCTATATTCATTATCACGGCCAATTTACCCAGGAGTACTTGGCCGACATGCGGGGTTTTCTTCTGGCTACACCGGTTATTTTACTTGTTTTTTATGGCTCCAAGCTATACCACCGTGTTTGGGCCTATGCAAGCACCGGAGAATTACTTACCATTATTCAATCTGTTTCGTTAGTAAGCCTCTTATTTTTTATCCTCACCCATTTTATAGATGAACCTCACTTAGGAAAAACAATTTTATCCTTTTGGGCCTTTGCCATTATTTTTGTTGGCGGTTCCAGGTTTGCCTGGCGACTGTATGTTGAGTATAAAGCGAAAAAAGGATATGTCAGAATGGGAACTCCCAAAAGAGCTTTGATTTATGGTGCAGGTTCCGCCGGTGCCCTGGTGGCCAGAGAATATAAAAATCACTACAACGGCAATCAACCGGTTATTGGTTTTATCGATGATGATACCAAGAAACACCACCTGAGTATTTATGATCTGCCTGTACTGGGCGGCAGAGAAAGTATTCCTTCATTAATATGTAAACATAACATAGATGAAATTATCATTGCTATGCCTTCGGTTGCCGGAAAAAGTATGCGTGATATTATTCAGTTCTGTAAGGATACGGTGGGAGAGGTTAAGATCCTACCGGGTGTTTACCAGTTTTTAAATGGCAATGTTTCCATAAGTAAAATTCGACCTGTAGAGATTGAGGATTTGCTGGGCAGGGAACCAGTACAGGTGGATCTTAAGGAAATATCCCTTTATCTCAAGGGAAAAGTGGTCCTGGTAACCGGCGCCGGTGGCTCCATCGGTTCCGAGTTGTGCCGCCAAATCGCACAAATGGACCCGGCCAAAATTATTCTGCTGGGCCATGGGGAAAACAGCATCCATAAAATTTGGTTGGAGTTACGGGACAAGTTCCCCCTGGTGCCCCTGGAAGTAGAGATCGCCGATGTTCGGGACCGTTTTAAACTACAACTAACCTTTGAAAAGCACCAACCGCATGTTGTCTTTCATGCCGCAGCCCATAAGCATGTGCCGCTGATGGAAATGCACCCGGATGAAGCTGTGAAAACCAACGTCTTTGGGACAAAAAATGTGGCTGAAATGGCAGATCGGGTAGGATGCGAAAGATTTGTTCTGATCTCTACGGATAAGGCGGTTAACCCTTCCAGTGTTATGGGAGCAACCAAACGGATAGCAGAACTGGTGATTCAGAATTTGTTCAAGGGGTCCCATACCAAGTTTGCTGCGGTGCGCTTTGGCAATGTGCTGGGCAGTCGGGGTAGCGTTGTGCCCATCTTCAAAGAACAAATTGCCCGGGGGGGTCCTGTTACGGTGACTCACCCGGATATGACCCGCTACTTTATGACCATCCCGGAAGCAGTGCAACTGGTGATTCAAGCTGGTGCCATGGCCGAGGGTGGGGAGGTTTTCCTGCTGGATATGGGGGAACCGGTTAAGATTGTGGATTTGGCGGCTAACCTTATAAAGCTATCTGGCTTTGAGCCAGGGAAGGATATTGAGATTAAATATACCGGCATCCGTCCAGGGGAAAAACTTTTTGAGGAATTGCTGACGGCTGAAGAGGGTTCCTCCAGCACCAAGCACAAAAGGATTTTTGAGGCAAAGCCGGTGGAGATTGATGAGGCAGTGCTGCTGCAGGAACTGCTGAAGCTGGAGAAGAGGGAAGTAACGGAGCACCAGGAGATTTTTGGCAGGTTGTTGCGGGTGATGCCGGAGTTGGTGCTGTATGTGGAGGGCAGGACGGCTTAG
- a CDS encoding polysaccharide deacetylase family protein, which yields MVIYLGKSTINYLICGLLLMALLVGAVSYSTLTASKGVSVEQWLRDGQVIKQVSTSKKVVALTFDDGPSELYTSRILDVLKQNETRATFFVVGKRAEKYPAVIKRMVTDGHEVANHTYTHPLSPVKSAKLTRELDKTDDIVYGIIGRHTQYYRPPGGKCTHSMIDPAVDKGYKVILWTNREDPKDLSDPGVPQIVSQVVDYVRNGSIIILHDCGGDRSQTVEALPQIIQGVQEKGYVFVTVSELLRDSNTVPAIEEFRMENWVE from the coding sequence GTGGTTATTTATTTGGGCAAGTCCACCATTAATTATTTAATCTGTGGTCTTTTGTTAATGGCCCTGTTGGTAGGGGCTGTTTCCTATAGTACCCTTACTGCTTCCAAAGGAGTTTCGGTGGAGCAGTGGCTGCGGGATGGCCAGGTGATTAAGCAGGTAAGCACCTCTAAAAAAGTGGTGGCCCTCACCTTTGACGATGGCCCAAGTGAGCTCTATACCTCTAGGATTCTGGATGTTCTGAAACAGAACGAAACCAGGGCTACTTTCTTTGTGGTGGGGAAACGGGCAGAAAAATATCCGGCAGTGATTAAACGAATGGTAACAGATGGGCACGAGGTGGCAAACCATACTTATACCCACCCTCTGTCCCCTGTAAAGTCGGCAAAACTGACCAGAGAATTAGATAAAACCGATGATATTGTCTATGGTATCATCGGTCGGCATACCCAGTATTATCGTCCACCAGGTGGAAAGTGCACCCATTCCATGATCGACCCAGCCGTTGATAAGGGTTATAAAGTGATTCTCTGGACCAATCGGGAAGATCCCAAGGATTTGTCCGACCCGGGGGTTCCGCAAATTGTGTCCCAGGTGGTGGACTATGTACGGAATGGTTCCATTATTATTTTGCATGACTGTGGCGGGGACCGGAGCCAGACGGTGGAGGCTTTGCCCCAAATTATCCAGGGGGTACAGGAGAAGGGGTATGTCTTTGTGACAGTCAGTGAACTGCTGCGGGATAGTAATACGGTGCCGGCCATTGAGGAGTTTCGCATGGAGAATTGGGTGGAATAA
- a CDS encoding polysaccharide deacetylase family protein, whose protein sequence is MNTLSSFKKFFLVSLLVIAVALTGTGIWYQHQYKTIPTDAKYPPLQGIPVLMYHKVNPDPRTGGLGLRVPPDKFEWQMKYLHKNGYESVSLTDVMDHFQRGKHLPDKPIVITFDDGYKDNHDFAYPIMKEYGYTGTIFVVSKAIGNTNFFDVEKKLQPENKIMDWNEIRELDEAGFVIGAHTVDHPHLAEVAPEVARYQIEESKRTLEHGLKKPVEVLAYPYGSYNDTVAQITKKAGYRAAVTTELGLAKQTSDPFKIHRIRVTGHYSNERFIEELHKY, encoded by the coding sequence GTGAACACCCTGTCATCATTTAAAAAATTCTTCCTAGTTAGTTTACTGGTTATTGCTGTGGCTCTTACAGGGACAGGCATATGGTACCAGCATCAGTACAAAACCATACCCACCGATGCTAAATATCCCCCGTTGCAGGGTATCCCGGTACTCATGTACCACAAAGTGAATCCAGACCCCCGCACCGGCGGGCTGGGTCTCCGGGTACCGCCGGATAAATTTGAATGGCAGATGAAATACCTGCACAAGAATGGCTACGAAAGTGTCTCCCTGACCGATGTTATGGACCATTTCCAAAGGGGTAAACATTTGCCCGATAAACCCATTGTCATTACCTTTGATGATGGCTACAAGGATAACCATGATTTTGCCTATCCCATTATGAAGGAATATGGCTATACCGGCACCATCTTTGTGGTATCCAAGGCCATTGGCAATACCAATTTCTTTGATGTGGAGAAAAAACTGCAGCCCGAAAACAAAATTATGGATTGGAATGAAATCCGGGAACTGGATGAAGCCGGTTTTGTCATCGGCGCCCATACGGTGGACCACCCCCACCTGGCAGAAGTGGCGCCGGAAGTGGCCCGTTACCAGATAGAAGAATCCAAGCGGACTCTGGAACACGGACTGAAAAAACCCGTGGAAGTACTGGCCTACCCCTATGGCAGCTACAACGATACCGTGGCCCAGATCACCAAAAAAGCAGGCTACCGGGCCGCTGTCACCACCGAGTTAGGTCTGGCCAAACAAACATCCGATCCCTTTAAAATCCACCGCATCCGAGTCACCGGCCACTACAGCAACGAAAGATTCATCGAAGAATTGCATAAATACTAA
- a CDS encoding gluconeogenesis factor YvcK family protein, with translation MASLFKWFAPGMNIKRWILLALVGISLLGLGLAILDRHLVGMMGVVMDTLSNRLAGIPQWFVGVVIVASGLGIMGYSFKMGIASIMTVIRPDPSERLVETLYHHRSLKKGPKVVAIGGGTGLSSLLKGLKEYTSNITAIVAVTDDGGSSGRLRDNLGILPPGDIRNCLVALADKETLMEEVLQYRFESGELAGHNLGNLFLAGLNNVSGGFDGAVRALSKVLAIRGQVLPVTLENVILGAELADHSTVYGECNISATESKIKRVFLHPEVCKPLPEALAAIEEADMIILGPGSLYTSVIPNLLVEGIAEAIQRSGAQKIYICNIMTQPGETQGYTAKQHLAAIFDHVGPLVDQILVNNEPIPGRLLKKYREKGAAPVKVDGTALAKMGVKVWSKYLVQHSNLVRHQPEKLAQAVMEIIYDSKAASMERAPVKIYQPSRTLRE, from the coding sequence TTGGCTTCCTTATTTAAATGGTTTGCCCCTGGCATGAATATAAAGCGTTGGATTCTCCTAGCCCTAGTAGGAATTTCCCTACTGGGGCTAGGGTTGGCCATACTGGACCGGCATCTGGTTGGCATGATGGGGGTGGTGATGGATACCCTCTCTAACCGATTAGCTGGCATTCCCCAGTGGTTTGTGGGCGTGGTTATTGTAGCCAGCGGCCTAGGCATTATGGGATACAGCTTTAAAATGGGGATAGCCTCCATTATGACAGTGATTCGACCAGACCCTTCGGAACGTCTGGTGGAAACCCTTTACCACCACCGTTCTTTGAAAAAGGGTCCCAAGGTGGTGGCCATCGGCGGGGGAACCGGGCTATCCAGTTTGTTAAAGGGCTTAAAGGAATACACCAGCAACATCACCGCCATTGTGGCCGTTACCGATGACGGTGGCAGTTCCGGCAGATTACGGGATAATTTGGGTATCCTGCCACCCGGCGATATCCGCAACTGCCTGGTGGCTTTGGCGGATAAAGAGACCTTAATGGAAGAAGTGCTGCAGTACCGCTTTGAAAGCGGCGAACTGGCAGGACACAATCTGGGCAATCTTTTTCTGGCGGGCTTAAACAATGTTTCCGGCGGTTTTGATGGGGCTGTGCGGGCCCTTTCCAAGGTACTGGCCATTCGTGGCCAGGTACTGCCGGTAACCCTGGAAAACGTCATACTGGGGGCGGAACTGGCGGATCATAGCACGGTTTATGGGGAATGCAACATTTCCGCCACGGAAAGCAAAATTAAAAGGGTTTTTCTGCACCCGGAGGTTTGTAAACCCCTGCCCGAAGCCCTGGCGGCCATCGAAGAGGCCGACATGATTATCCTGGGACCCGGCAGCCTTTATACCAGTGTGATTCCGAACCTCCTGGTGGAAGGCATTGCCGAGGCCATTCAAAGGTCCGGGGCCCAGAAAATCTATATTTGCAATATCATGACCCAGCCCGGGGAAACCCAGGGTTATACGGCCAAACAACACCTGGCGGCCATTTTTGACCATGTGGGACCCCTTGTGGACCAAATCCTGGTGAATAACGAGCCCATTCCCGGCAGGCTGCTGAAAAAATACCGGGAAAAGGGTGCCGCCCCGGTGAAGGTGGATGGAACTGCCCTGGCCAAAATGGGCGTCAAGGTCTGGTCAAAATACCTGGTACAGCACAGCAACCTAGTGCGCCACCAACCGGAAAAACTGGCCCAGGCCGTGATGGAAATTATTTACGATTCCAAGGCAGCCAGTATGGAGCGAGCACCAGTCAAGATATACCAACCATCAAGAACCTTAAGAGAATAG
- the rapZ gene encoding RNase adapter RapZ, whose product MSDSEGGVEVSSPRLLIVTGMSGAGKTQAVQSLEDLGYFCVDNLPPALIPKFAELVSQSNGKVEKVALVVDIRGGAFFHQAIEVLHDLGEQGYRFEVLFLEASDETLVRRYKESRRRHPLDNHGEVLKVIQEERELLREIRGRATKVIDTSNVSNNQLKEQIITQYGGDKENSNRLLITVISFGYKYGIPMDSDLVLDVRFLPNPYYIPELRCLTGNDEPVQQHVMSQDVTKEFMEKLIDFVQFLVPHYQREGKATLMIAIGCTGGMHRSVTLTNKLGEVLSEKGYRVNVRHRDIMRV is encoded by the coding sequence ATGTCTGACTCAGAGGGGGGTGTTGAAGTGTCCAGTCCACGGCTATTAATTGTTACCGGCATGTCCGGAGCGGGTAAAACCCAAGCTGTGCAAAGTTTGGAGGACCTGGGCTACTTCTGTGTGGATAATTTACCTCCGGCCCTGATTCCCAAATTTGCCGAACTGGTTTCCCAGTCCAATGGCAAAGTGGAGAAAGTTGCCCTGGTGGTGGATATTCGCGGTGGGGCGTTCTTTCACCAGGCCATAGAAGTATTGCATGACCTCGGTGAACAGGGATACCGGTTTGAAGTCTTATTCTTAGAAGCATCGGATGAAACACTGGTACGTCGCTATAAAGAATCCCGGCGCCGCCACCCGCTGGATAACCACGGCGAGGTATTAAAGGTTATCCAGGAGGAGCGGGAACTGCTGCGGGAAATCCGGGGCAGAGCCACCAAAGTCATTGATACCTCCAACGTTTCCAACAACCAGTTAAAGGAACAAATCATCACCCAGTACGGTGGTGACAAGGAAAACTCCAACAGGCTGCTCATTACCGTTATTTCCTTTGGCTACAAATACGGTATTCCCATGGATTCCGACTTGGTGCTGGATGTACGGTTTCTGCCCAATCCCTACTATATACCGGAACTGCGCTGCCTCACGGGCAATGATGAACCCGTGCAGCAGCATGTCATGTCCCAGGACGTAACCAAAGAATTTATGGAAAAACTAATTGATTTCGTCCAGTTTCTGGTGCCCCACTATCAAAGGGAGGGCAAGGCTACACTGATGATTGCCATTGGCTGTACCGGTGGTATGCATCGGTCCGTAACCCTCACCAATAAGCTGGGTGAAGTATTAAGTGAAAAGGGCTACCGAGTTAATGTAAGGCACCGAGATATCATGCGAGTTTAG
- a CDS encoding HPr family phosphocarrier protein, with protein MLKKDIKSFSKLDSHPAAEFVKAANQFHAEISLEKGGHRVNGKSIMGLMELANRNEGGVTLMAEGEDAPRALEVLGNLLENESSKQ; from the coding sequence ATGTTAAAAAAGGACATAAAAAGCTTCAGTAAGCTGGATTCCCACCCTGCGGCAGAGTTTGTAAAAGCAGCCAACCAGTTTCATGCAGAAATCAGTCTGGAAAAGGGCGGCCACAGAGTAAACGGCAAAAGCATCATGGGCCTCATGGAATTAGCCAATCGAAATGAAGGCGGTGTAACCCTTATGGCCGAGGGGGAAGATGCCCCCCGGGCACTGGAAGTATTGGGGAACCTGCTGGAAAACGAAAGTAGCAAACAATAA